In one window of Malassezia japonica chromosome 9, complete sequence DNA:
- a CDS encoding uncharacterized protein (COG:M; TransMembrane:6 (i43-72o101-122i142-165o185-206i427-452o458-476i); EggNog:ENOG503NVQS) — translation MHDPGSPTDYFDWVTDNDVSESARDEEKPVRRFSMKNMSPGKLVLMLTTTFFGNVILVGLMLIPILCIHYVYRPHHPEREYKARNIEAWFIWAAFNLHLQWWIHFLVELIPAIILYVVRLIWGPPGQLLQSALEYYRAMSNYFKFLLYAALNWGSWTIIFSPMFGLYTAGDLDPDHSWASYTPRLYQVMQFIFFLTLTIAAEKVIIKFIAIRFHQSSYADRIQSMSHTLKVLDHLYNCRPKGDSTGTSPGPRAFVQKASKGVSFLRERSRSLDGTETPRSKGTDTPRQKGARRALAKQKFSQWQQMAKGRAQKSSALASHLASIGMRDPAQLLKTAEMGLKLDMNTPAQAKKVARSIFVSYQRDPTRRYLVLEDFAPAYVKAPSEARDAFAVFDRDGNGDISQIEIKNTVLEVFKERRILAKAMHDLNNAVAQLDLILGIIACIFILFEAFAIFNVDVAKTLSTFYTMGIAFAFVFKESAQNLFDSIIFLFVTHPFDTGDLVQINQATYIVLRLNLLSTQFVTTEGLNLYMSNPVLAATSIQNFRRSSYQYEETKIQVAFDTPWEKIDAVQRDLNKWIENDVEHRFMYPARIFPSSISYMRTMELIVGMTHSHNFQDWGNRLLRKVAFMAALMYYLRKHRVVYEEGLESAAIWDQDWQQQYQSMYEEGEAAKTAEAIAKASGQTPTAPASTTLDVDTMPEPPLPNKMAIPESQAEQLSGTKPRIDWERTWVVPQPDPSFEETATSLHPHGEAASTYMYFRPPPDELSQMRLRRRHAPAEGG, via the exons ATGCACGATCCCGGCTCGCCCACCGACTACTTTGACTGGGTTACCGACAATGATGTGTCGGAATCCGCGCGTGACGAGGAGAAGCCGGTGCGCCGGTTTAGCATGAAGAACATGTCCCCAGGCAAACTCGTGCTGATGCTCACGACGACCTTCTTTGGCAATGTGATCCTGGTTGGACTGATGCTCATCCCGATTCTGTGCATTCATTATGTCTACCGTCCCCACCACCCCGAGCGGGAGTACAAGGCACGCAACATCGAAGCGTGGTTCATCTGGGCCGCCTTCAATCTCCATCTGCAGTGGTGGATCCACTTCTTGGTCGAGTTGATCCCGGCGATCATCTTGTACGTTGTGCGCCTTATCTGGGGCCCGCCTGGTCAGCTGCTCCAGAGCGCTTTGGAGTACTACCGTGCGATGAGCAACTACTTCAAGTTCCTGCTGTACGCGGCACTCAACTGGGGCTCCTGGACGATCATTTTCAGCCCAATGTTTGGTCTCTACACGGCGGGGGACTTGGACCCGGATCACAGCTGGGCTTCGTACACCCCACGCCTCTACCAGGTCATGCAGTTTATC TTTTTCCTCACGTTAACGATTGCTGCCGAAAAGGTGATTATCAAGTTTATTGCGATCCGGTTTCACCAGTCGTCGTATGCCGACCGCATTCAGTCGATGTCACACACGCTCAAGGTGCTCGATCATTTGTACAACTGCCGGCCCAAGGGCGACTCGACTGGCACTTCGCCGGGGCCCAGGGCTTTTGTGCAAAAGGCGAGCAAGGGCGTGTCGTTCTTGCGGGAACGCAGCCGCTCGCTGGACGGAACCGAGACGCCACGGTCGAAAGGCAccgacacgccgcggcagAAGGGCGCACGCAGGGCGCTGGCCAAGCAAAAGTTCTCGCAATGGCAGCAAATGGCGAAAGGACGTGCGCAAAagtcgtcggcgctcgcctcgcACCTCGCCTCGATCGGTATGCGCGATCCCGCGCAGCTGCTGAAAACCGCCGAGATGGGTCTGAAGCTCGATATGAACACaccggcgcaggccaaaAAGGTCGCGCGCTCCATCTTTGTCTCGTATCAGCGCGATCCTACGCGCCGGTACCTGGTCCTGGAAGACTTTGCGCCGGCCTATGTCAAGGCGCCCAGCGAGGCCCGCGATGCATTTGCCGTCTTTGACCGCGATGGCAACGGCGATATTTCGCAGATCGAGATCAAGAacacggtgctcgaggtgtTCAAAGAGCGCCGTATTCTCGCCAAGGCCATGCATGACCTAAACAATGccgtggcgcagctcgacttGATTCTGGGTATCATCGCCTGCATTTTTATCCTCTTTGAGGCTTTCGCGATCTTCAATGTGGATGTCGCCAAGACCCTATCGACGTTCTACACGATGGGCATTGCGTTTGCGTTCGTGTTCAAGGAGAGTGCGCAGAACTTGTTTGACTCGATCATCTTCTTGTTTGTCACGCACCCCTTCGACACGGGTGATCTGGTCCAAATCAACCAGGCGACCTATATCGTTCTGCGCCTCAATCTCCTTTCCACACAGTTCGTTACGACCGAAGGGCTCAATCTGTACATGTCCAACCCGGTGCTGGCCGCCACCAGCATCCAGAATTTCCGTCGGTCGAGCTACCAGTACGAGGAGACAAAGATCCAAGTCGCGTTCGACACGCCATGGGAGAAGATCGACGCGGTCCAGCGAGATCTCAACAAGTGGATCGAGAACGATGTCGAGCATCGCTTTATGTATCCTGCGCGCATCTTCCCGTCCTCGATTTCGTACATGCGCACCATGGAGCTCATTGTTGGTATGACCCATTCGCACAACTTCCAGGACTGGGGTAACAGactgctgcgcaaggtcgcCTTCATGGCCGCCCTGATGTACTACTTGCGGaagcaccgcgtcgtgtACGAAGAGGGCCTTGAATCTGCTGCGATTTGGGACCAGGACTGGCAACAGCAATACCAAAGCATGTacgaggagggcgaggcTGCCAAGACCGCCGAGGCCATCGCCAAGGCCTCGGGACAGACTCCGACGGCTCCCGCGAGTACGACGCTCGATGTGGATACCATGCCCGAGCCCCCGCTGCCCAA